Proteins from a single region of Hymenobacter aquaticus:
- a CDS encoding FecR family protein — protein MEREVLHAWLAQATEEERLVYDEIRLFWQGPKPVANPADTARAFDRLLARIDEAEQPALAGEAAEADETGGRVVALPRPARWRRLWLAAASVAVLATGGTVAYRQYLAQPSGLAPLSYEERTNPRGTKSKVLLADGTAVWLNADSRLSFPATFSGARREVYLEGEAFFDVKRNEQMPFIIHVGTHEVRVLGTSFNVKAYKEDDAVETAVVTGRVAFIRAALPAAAARDTIYVVPDQKVVYSKASHELRVEQVNGRDYASWNQRSLIFQATPLAEVAKTLERQYNVTVRFEDERLRNCRLTGRFKDQSLREVLRLIEMTRAFDFELQNSTLLIKGLGCDAETPESLKPLTI, from the coding sequence GTGGAGCGCGAAGTGTTGCACGCCTGGCTGGCCCAGGCCACGGAAGAGGAGCGCCTCGTTTACGACGAAATCAGGCTGTTCTGGCAGGGGCCCAAGCCCGTGGCCAACCCCGCCGACACGGCCCGGGCCTTTGACCGCCTGCTGGCCCGCATCGACGAGGCGGAACAACCCGCCCTGGCTGGTGAGGCTGCCGAAGCCGACGAAACCGGTGGCAGGGTAGTAGCCCTGCCGCGTCCGGCGCGGTGGCGGCGCCTGTGGCTGGCCGCCGCTTCGGTAGCCGTGCTGGCTACGGGCGGCACGGTGGCCTACCGGCAGTATCTGGCGCAGCCTAGCGGCCTGGCGCCGCTCAGCTACGAGGAGCGCACCAACCCGCGCGGTACCAAGTCCAAGGTGCTGCTGGCCGATGGCACGGCCGTGTGGCTGAACGCTGATAGCCGGCTCTCGTTTCCGGCCACGTTCAGTGGCGCGCGGCGCGAGGTATACCTGGAAGGGGAGGCCTTTTTCGACGTGAAGCGCAACGAGCAGATGCCCTTCATTATCCATGTGGGTACCCACGAGGTGCGCGTACTGGGCACGTCCTTCAATGTGAAAGCCTATAAGGAAGACGACGCCGTGGAAACGGCCGTCGTGACGGGCCGCGTGGCCTTTATCCGGGCGGCCCTGCCGGCCGCCGCCGCGCGCGACACCATCTATGTAGTGCCGGATCAGAAGGTGGTGTATTCCAAAGCCAGCCACGAGCTGCGCGTAGAGCAGGTCAATGGCCGCGACTACGCCTCCTGGAACCAACGCTCGCTAATCTTCCAGGCCACGCCGCTGGCGGAAGTAGCCAAGACCCTGGAGCGGCAGTACAACGTGACCGTGCGCTTCGAGGACGAGCGGCTGCGCAACTGCCGTCTCACCGGCCGCTTCAAGGATCAGTCGTTGCGCGAAGTGCTGCGCCTGATTGAAATGACCCGTGCCTTCGATTTTGAGCTTCAAAACAGTACGCTACTGATTAAGGGCCTGGGCTGCGACGCCGAAACCCCTGAGTCTCTAAAGCCTCTCACTATCTGA
- the nagB gene encoding glucosamine-6-phosphate deaminase, with amino-acid sequence MTAADALHAERIPTTIYSDSEQASIAAAGEIAALIRRRNAAGQPCVLGLATGSTPTRLYEELVRLHQQEGLSFQKVITFNLDEYFPMAPDSLQSYVRFMHEYLFDHIDIRPENVHIPDGTVAPEQVGEFCRRYEEQIREAGGIDLQLLGIGRTGHIGFNEPGSGAASRTRLITLDHITRTDAASDFYGEENVPRRAITMGVGTILEAREVMLLAWGEGKAAVVKRMVEGDMTDSVPATYLQKHANVHVILDEAAAAELTRVKTPWLVGTDLRWDNDAHVRKAVTWLARTLQKPILKLTAEEYNEHGLSGLLAESGAAYDINIKVFNQLQHTITGWPGGKPNADDTHRPERAVPFTKRVLIFSPHPDDDVISMGGTLLRLVDQGHEVHVAYQTSGNIAVFDDEAIRFADFVAEYDEAFSVAGGQPGDNIYRRVSETLKGKQPGQVDSDEVQQIKGLIRRGEAKSALRYAGLDPDERAHFQDLPFYETGRVRKKPLGEEDIQLTINLLNQIQPHQIYAAGDLSDPHGTHRVCLAAIFEAVRRLKAAGTPWLQDCWVWLYRGAWQEWDVAEIEMAVPLSPEELTRKRRAIFKHQSQKDRPLFPGADQREFWQRAEERNRTTAQLYDQLGLSEYEAIEAFVRWKF; translated from the coding sequence ATGACTGCTGCTGACGCCCTCCACGCCGAGCGTATCCCCACCACCATCTACTCCGACTCGGAGCAGGCTTCTATTGCTGCGGCCGGGGAAATTGCCGCCCTGATCCGGCGGCGCAACGCTGCGGGCCAGCCCTGCGTGCTGGGCCTGGCTACCGGTTCCACGCCCACGCGGCTGTATGAGGAGCTGGTGCGCCTGCACCAGCAGGAAGGACTCAGCTTCCAGAAGGTCATCACCTTCAACCTCGACGAGTACTTCCCCATGGCGCCCGACTCGCTGCAGAGCTACGTGCGCTTCATGCATGAGTACCTGTTCGACCACATCGACATTCGGCCCGAAAACGTGCACATCCCCGACGGCACCGTGGCCCCGGAGCAGGTGGGCGAGTTCTGCCGCCGCTACGAGGAGCAGATCCGCGAAGCCGGCGGCATTGATCTGCAGCTGCTGGGCATCGGGCGCACGGGCCACATCGGCTTCAATGAGCCCGGCTCCGGCGCGGCCTCGCGCACCCGCCTCATCACCCTCGACCACATCACGCGCACCGACGCGGCTTCCGACTTCTACGGCGAGGAAAACGTGCCGCGCCGCGCTATTACGATGGGCGTAGGCACCATTCTGGAGGCCCGGGAGGTGATGCTGCTGGCCTGGGGCGAGGGCAAGGCTGCCGTGGTGAAGCGCATGGTAGAAGGCGACATGACCGACTCGGTGCCGGCCACCTACCTGCAGAAGCACGCCAACGTCCACGTCATTCTGGATGAGGCCGCCGCCGCCGAGCTGACCCGGGTGAAAACGCCCTGGCTGGTGGGCACCGACCTGCGCTGGGACAACGATGCCCACGTGCGCAAGGCCGTAACCTGGCTGGCCCGCACCCTGCAAAAGCCCATCCTCAAGCTCACGGCTGAGGAGTACAACGAGCACGGCCTGTCGGGGCTGCTGGCCGAGTCGGGCGCCGCCTACGATATCAACATCAAGGTGTTCAACCAGCTGCAGCACACCATCACGGGCTGGCCCGGCGGCAAGCCCAACGCCGACGATACCCACCGCCCCGAGCGGGCCGTGCCCTTCACCAAGCGCGTGCTCATCTTCTCGCCCCACCCCGACGACGACGTCATATCAATGGGCGGCACGCTGCTGCGCCTCGTCGATCAGGGCCACGAGGTGCACGTAGCCTACCAGACCTCGGGCAACATTGCCGTGTTCGATGACGAGGCCATTCGCTTCGCCGACTTTGTGGCGGAGTATGATGAGGCCTTCAGCGTGGCCGGCGGGCAGCCCGGCGACAATATCTACCGCCGCGTGTCCGAAACGCTCAAAGGCAAGCAGCCCGGCCAGGTCGATTCCGACGAGGTGCAGCAGATCAAGGGCCTGATCCGGCGCGGCGAGGCCAAAAGTGCCCTGCGCTACGCCGGCCTCGACCCCGACGAGCGCGCCCACTTCCAGGATTTGCCCTTCTACGAAACGGGCCGCGTGCGCAAGAAGCCCCTGGGCGAGGAAGATATTCAGCTCACCATCAACCTGCTCAACCAGATACAGCCGCACCAGATCTACGCCGCCGGCGACCTGAGCGACCCGCACGGCACGCACCGCGTATGCCTGGCGGCCATCTTCGAGGCGGTGCGGCGACTGAAAGCGGCCGGCACGCCCTGGCTGCAGGACTGCTGGGTGTGGCTCTACCGCGGGGCCTGGCAGGAGTGGGACGTAGCAGAAATTGAAATGGCCGTCCCGCTTTCGCCCGAAGAGCTGACGCGCAAGCGCCGCGCCATCTTCAAGCACCAGAGCCAGAAAGACCGGCCGCTGTTTCCGGGTGCCGATCAGCGCGAGTTCTGGCAGCGGGCCGAGGAGCGCAACCGCACCACCGCCCAGCTCTACGACCAGCTCGGGCTGTCCGAGTATGAAGCCATTGAGGCCTTCGTACGCTGGAAATTCTGA
- a CDS encoding GDSL-type esterase/lipase family protein: MLTTPRAPRLLLLGDSITAGFDTARLLPELAIRNEGVSGDSTVELLERLRPEWLPTPTLQAVFVCIGTNDLARARTDEFILQQIIRIVAAVRQAAAPGLPIYLTSLFPTRDNAPRPNARIVGFNQQLAQLSRQLGAPFLNLHPHFTDETGQLRADFTDDGLHLLEAAYARWALLLREVVQEQGLASGS; this comes from the coding sequence ATGCTAACTACTCCCCGCGCGCCCCGCTTGCTGCTGCTCGGCGACTCCATCACGGCCGGCTTCGATACGGCCCGCCTGCTGCCGGAGCTGGCCATCCGGAACGAGGGCGTTTCCGGCGACAGCACGGTGGAGCTGCTGGAACGGCTGCGGCCGGAGTGGCTGCCGACGCCGACGCTACAGGCCGTATTCGTCTGCATCGGCACCAACGACCTGGCCCGCGCCCGCACCGACGAGTTCATTCTGCAGCAAATCATCCGCATCGTGGCGGCTGTGCGCCAGGCCGCCGCGCCGGGCCTTCCGATCTACCTGACCTCCTTATTTCCGACCCGCGACAATGCACCCCGCCCCAACGCGCGCATCGTCGGCTTCAATCAGCAGCTGGCGCAGCTGTCCCGGCAGCTTGGTGCGCCGTTCCTGAACCTGCACCCGCACTTTACCGACGAAACCGGCCAGCTGCGCGCCGACTTCACCGACGATGGCCTGCACCTGCTGGAAGCCGCTTACGCACGGTGGGCTTTGCTGCTGCGGGAGGTTGTGCAGGAGCAGGGACTGGCTTCCGGCAGCTAA
- a CDS encoding N-acetylmannosamine-6-phosphate 2-epimerase codes for MHYHSPTSPWSALRGGLIVSCQAEGDSPFNTPAGVALFARAAVQGGAAGIRSEGIEKTRRILAEVSVPVIGLLKSSFADGTVCITGTLAGVRALAEMGCAVVAIDGTLREREGLSGPDFIRQVKAEMGCLVMADIATVAEGDACAAAGADCLSTTLSGYTPETAHLKAAGPDLALVRDLVARVGIPVFAEGRLNTPADAAAARQAGAWAVVAGSAITRPTLITEWYVQALQTGPPA; via the coding sequence ATGCACTACCACTCCCCCACTTCCCCCTGGTCCGCTCTGCGCGGCGGCCTTATCGTGTCCTGCCAGGCCGAGGGCGACTCGCCCTTCAACACCCCCGCCGGCGTGGCCCTGTTTGCCCGCGCCGCCGTGCAGGGCGGGGCTGCGGGCATCCGTTCCGAGGGTATCGAGAAAACCCGCCGCATCCTGGCGGAAGTCAGCGTGCCGGTCATCGGGCTGCTGAAGTCGTCGTTTGCCGATGGCACGGTGTGCATCACGGGCACGCTGGCGGGGGTGCGGGCCCTGGCCGAAATGGGCTGCGCCGTAGTGGCCATCGACGGCACTTTGCGGGAGCGGGAAGGCCTCAGCGGCCCCGACTTCATCCGCCAAGTAAAGGCCGAAATGGGCTGCCTGGTCATGGCCGACATTGCCACCGTGGCCGAGGGCGACGCCTGCGCAGCCGCCGGCGCCGACTGCCTCTCCACCACCCTCAGCGGCTACACGCCCGAAACCGCACACCTGAAAGCCGCAGGCCCCGACCTGGCACTGGTGCGCGACCTGGTGGCCCGCGTCGGCATCCCGGTTTTCGCCGAAGGCCGCCTGAACACGCCCGCCGACGCAGCGGCGGCGCGGCAGGCCGGCGCCTGGGCCGTGGTGGCCGGCTCGGCCATCACGCGGCCCACGCTCATCACCGAATGGTACGTGCAGGCACTGCAGACCGGGCCGCCGGCTTAG
- a CDS encoding RNA polymerase sigma-70 factor, whose translation MDSSHPSTALLLHRIATADDRRAFEQFFTLYYPRLLKFAQFYVKSRELAEEVVSDVFFKLWQKRATLPEVKNMDSYLYISIKNQSLNYLQKAENQPAIPLEDLPAYLSVETLTPERTLLVSELQAEIHRAVDKLPPQCKIIFKLIREDGLKYKEVAEILGISTKTIEVQIGIAIKKISVDLQAHLAARQAPPRVLRIAQALIPLLLAGAAG comes from the coding sequence ATGGATTCTTCCCACCCGTCCACCGCTCTGCTTCTCCACCGCATTGCCACCGCCGACGACCGGCGGGCATTCGAGCAGTTCTTCACCCTGTACTACCCACGGCTGCTGAAATTCGCGCAGTTCTACGTCAAGTCGCGGGAGCTGGCGGAAGAGGTGGTGTCGGATGTGTTTTTCAAGCTGTGGCAGAAGCGGGCCACGCTGCCGGAGGTGAAGAACATGGACAGCTACCTCTACATTTCCATCAAAAATCAGTCGCTGAACTACCTGCAGAAAGCGGAAAACCAGCCTGCCATTCCGCTGGAAGATCTGCCGGCTTACTTGAGCGTAGAAACCCTCACGCCGGAGCGTACGCTACTGGTATCCGAGCTGCAGGCCGAGATTCATCGGGCCGTAGACAAGCTGCCGCCGCAGTGCAAGATCATCTTCAAGCTGATCCGCGAAGATGGCCTCAAATACAAGGAAGTAGCCGAGATACTGGGGATTTCCACCAAAACCATTGAGGTGCAGATCGGCATTGCCATCAAGAAAATCAGCGTAGATCTGCAGGCCCACCTCGCGGCCCGACAGGCACCGCCGCGCGTGCTGCGCATCGCCCAGGCCCTGATTCCGCTGCTGCTGGCCGGAGCGGCCGGCTAA
- a CDS encoding SusC/RagA family TonB-linked outer membrane protein, translated as MNLRLLPEFAFRCNPTTRTAGKALLVASSLLLANLSAGNSAQLQAASSGATAATITLKAKDKDVTYLLREIERQSSYVFIYSDNRLDKRRRQTINLTNVPLETALDQVLRPLGMEYRIVGQQIILTARRTDTSAAGLPTPTNGSLVALSGTPAPVLRRPAAAARTVSGTVTARDGSGPLPGVNVVVKGTTVGTATNAEGFFTLEVPEGATTLVFSYIGFTAQEVEIGSQTTLAVALAPDAKTLSEVVVTGFGLERQRKSLGYSVQDVKAAEIVVAREPNIINSLSGKLAGVQINRNGSGPAGSTNIIIRGYTSLTRDSRPLVVVDGVPIDNTNLQQASRLGGFDSGDGLSTINPEDIESISVLKGGNAAALYGNRAANGVLIVTTKKGRKNQGLGVSLNSNTTFDRVQVLTDYQNEYGQGTQGRFLSNTAGQPILTADGFPQIQQAGENIGSWGPRMEGQLARHWTGEIKPYSPQPDNIRDFFETGYTTSNTVALTGGTDKSTLRVSLSDLRNKGTYPNSSLVRDNVTLRGTTSLGDKLSVDTKLNYTLSRTYNRPTLGASPDNVMTQFLYMPRSVYIDDLRDYRDPVTLQPRLWNLNTQLGAGVLASGTQRQNPFWAAYLNTNEVSQDRVNGSVAIRYDILPWLWLQVRGGTDFYTSRSGYRYASWTSWNTTAVPDRGGLSESTFRVKETNMDFILSGTRNLSEDFELTAQAFGNLLQRSNEQAGASTQGLSVPNLFTIDNGAARVPIYNFSRSEVQSLFGRAQLSFRNAVFLEATGRNDWDSTLPRGNWSYFYPSTSLAVSYTDLLKLDSKVLSLGKLRASWARVGKGASAYELTTLYDLGSGIANAPGVGSSHLGQPFANLQDQLPTINLKPQTTRSIEFGSEMRFFKDRAGLDLTVYRTNTFNQVTSIGVTAASGFRSQLINAGDIQNQGLEIVGLVTPVKLENGFRWDMTANWAKNQSKVVALNEGGVSYFLGNESNNVSVVAAVGKPFGDIFGTVLQRAPDGRLLVDANGFPLASTSNNNKLGNFQPDWFGGLSNTFSYKGLSLSVLLDARWGGQIYSVSQQVASVRGNAKQTLEGRQGWYESEAARLAAGATPANWTPTGGVYVEGVVKNADGSFTPKAGFVNPESYWARLATVSEPFVYDATFVKLREVALGYRLPTALLSKAKFIRGASFSIVGRNLAFLRRDTQGFDPESGYNLSRAQGLESGGYPNSRSLGYNLNLEF; from the coding sequence ATGAATCTAAGGCTACTCCCGGAATTTGCTTTTCGCTGCAACCCCACCACCCGCACCGCCGGCAAGGCGCTGCTGGTAGCCAGCTCTCTGCTGCTGGCCAACCTGTCGGCCGGCAATAGTGCCCAGCTGCAGGCGGCCTCCAGCGGGGCCACCGCCGCTACCATCACGCTCAAGGCCAAAGACAAAGACGTGACGTACCTGCTACGCGAAATCGAGCGCCAGAGCAGCTACGTGTTCATCTACAGCGACAACCGCCTCGACAAGCGCCGGCGCCAGACCATCAACCTGACCAACGTGCCCCTGGAAACGGCCCTCGACCAGGTGCTGCGTCCCTTGGGCATGGAATACCGCATTGTCGGGCAGCAGATTATCCTGACCGCCCGCCGGACTGATACGTCGGCGGCAGGACTGCCGACGCCCACCAACGGCAGCCTGGTGGCGCTGTCGGGCACGCCGGCCCCGGTGCTGCGCCGGCCGGCCGCGGCGGCGCGCACCGTGAGCGGCACCGTAACGGCCCGCGACGGCAGCGGCCCGCTGCCCGGCGTGAACGTGGTGGTGAAAGGCACCACGGTCGGGACGGCAACCAATGCGGAGGGCTTTTTCACGCTGGAGGTGCCCGAGGGTGCTACCACGCTGGTGTTCAGCTACATTGGGTTTACGGCGCAGGAAGTGGAGATTGGCAGCCAGACGACGCTGGCCGTGGCTCTGGCCCCGGATGCCAAAACCCTGTCGGAAGTGGTGGTGACGGGCTTCGGCCTGGAGCGGCAGCGCAAGTCGCTGGGCTACTCGGTGCAGGACGTGAAGGCGGCCGAAATCGTGGTGGCGCGCGAGCCCAACATTATCAACTCGCTGAGCGGCAAGCTGGCCGGCGTGCAGATCAACCGCAACGGCTCGGGCCCGGCCGGCTCCACCAACATCATCATCCGCGGCTACACCTCGCTCACCCGCGACAGCCGCCCGCTGGTGGTCGTTGACGGTGTGCCCATCGACAACACCAACCTGCAGCAGGCCAGCCGCCTGGGCGGCTTCGACTCCGGCGACGGCCTGTCCACCATCAACCCCGAGGACATTGAGAGCATCTCGGTGCTGAAGGGCGGCAACGCGGCGGCCCTCTACGGCAACCGCGCCGCCAACGGCGTGCTGATTGTGACCACCAAGAAGGGCCGCAAAAACCAGGGCTTGGGCGTGTCGCTGAACTCCAACACCACCTTCGACCGGGTGCAGGTGCTCACCGACTACCAGAACGAGTACGGGCAGGGCACGCAAGGGCGGTTTCTGAGCAACACAGCCGGCCAGCCCATCCTGACGGCCGACGGCTTCCCGCAGATTCAGCAGGCCGGCGAAAACATCGGCAGCTGGGGGCCGCGCATGGAGGGGCAACTGGCCCGGCACTGGACCGGCGAAATCAAGCCCTACAGCCCGCAGCCCGACAACATCCGGGACTTTTTCGAAACCGGCTATACCACCTCCAACACGGTGGCCCTGACCGGCGGCACCGACAAATCGACGCTGCGCGTGTCGCTGAGCGATTTGCGCAACAAGGGCACTTATCCCAACAGCAGCCTGGTGCGCGACAACGTGACGCTGCGCGGCACCACCTCGCTGGGCGACAAGCTCTCGGTGGATACCAAGCTCAACTACACCTTGTCGCGCACCTACAACCGCCCCACACTCGGCGCCAGCCCCGACAATGTGATGACGCAGTTCCTGTATATGCCCCGCAGCGTGTACATCGACGACCTGCGCGACTACCGCGACCCGGTGACCTTGCAGCCCCGCCTCTGGAACCTGAACACCCAACTGGGTGCCGGCGTGCTGGCCTCGGGCACCCAGCGCCAGAACCCGTTTTGGGCGGCTTACCTGAATACCAACGAGGTGAGCCAGGACCGGGTGAACGGCTCGGTGGCCATCCGCTACGACATTCTGCCCTGGCTGTGGCTGCAGGTGCGCGGCGGCACCGACTTCTATACCTCCCGCTCGGGCTACCGCTACGCCAGCTGGACGAGCTGGAACACCACGGCCGTGCCCGACCGGGGCGGCTTGTCGGAAAGCACGTTCCGGGTGAAGGAAACCAACATGGACTTCATCTTGAGCGGCACGCGCAACCTGAGCGAGGACTTCGAGCTGACGGCCCAGGCCTTCGGCAACCTGCTGCAGCGCAGCAACGAGCAGGCCGGGGCCTCCACGCAGGGGCTGAGCGTGCCCAACCTGTTCACCATCGACAACGGGGCGGCCCGCGTGCCCATCTACAACTTCTCGCGCTCCGAAGTACAGTCGTTGTTCGGGCGGGCTCAGCTGAGCTTCCGCAACGCCGTGTTTCTGGAGGCCACCGGCCGCAACGACTGGGACTCGACGCTGCCGCGCGGCAACTGGTCGTACTTCTACCCCAGCACCTCGCTGGCCGTGTCCTACACCGACCTGCTCAAGCTGGACTCCAAGGTGCTGAGCCTGGGCAAGCTGCGCGCTTCCTGGGCCCGCGTGGGCAAGGGTGCCAGCGCCTACGAGCTGACCACGCTCTATGATTTGGGGTCAGGCATTGCCAACGCGCCCGGCGTGGGTAGTTCCCACCTGGGCCAGCCGTTTGCCAACCTGCAGGACCAGCTGCCCACCATCAACCTCAAGCCCCAGACCACCCGCTCGATTGAGTTTGGCTCGGAGATGCGCTTTTTCAAGGACCGCGCCGGCCTCGACCTGACCGTGTACCGCACCAATACTTTCAACCAGGTAACCAGCATCGGCGTGACGGCCGCCTCGGGCTTCCGCAGCCAGCTCATCAACGCCGGCGACATCCAGAACCAGGGCCTCGAAATCGTGGGCCTTGTGACGCCGGTGAAGCTGGAAAACGGCTTCCGCTGGGATATGACCGCCAACTGGGCGAAGAACCAGTCGAAGGTGGTGGCCCTCAACGAAGGCGGCGTGTCGTACTTTCTCGGCAACGAGAGCAACAACGTGTCGGTAGTAGCCGCCGTGGGCAAGCCCTTCGGCGACATCTTCGGCACGGTGCTGCAGCGCGCCCCCGACGGGCGGCTGCTAGTGGATGCCAACGGCTTTCCGCTGGCCAGCACCAGCAACAACAACAAGCTCGGCAACTTCCAGCCCGACTGGTTTGGGGGCCTGAGCAACACGTTCAGCTACAAGGGGCTCAGCCTGAGCGTGCTGCTGGATGCCCGCTGGGGCGGCCAGATCTACTCGGTGTCGCAGCAGGTAGCCTCGGTGCGCGGCAATGCCAAGCAGACGCTCGAAGGCCGGCAGGGCTGGTACGAGTCGGAAGCGGCGCGGCTGGCGGCCGGCGCCACGCCCGCCAACTGGACGCCCACCGGCGGCGTGTACGTGGAAGGCGTGGTGAAGAATGCTGACGGCTCGTTTACGCCCAAGGCTGGTTTCGTGAACCCCGAATCCTACTGGGCGCGGCTCGCGACGGTGTCGGAGCCGTTCGTGTACGATGCCACCTTCGTGAAGCTGCGCGAGGTGGCGCTGGGCTACCGGCTGCCAACTGCGCTGCTGAGCAAGGCCAAGTTTATCCGTGGCGCCAGCTTCTCGATAGTGGGCCGCAACCTAGCCTTTCTGCGGCGCGACACGCAGGGCTTCGACCCCGAGTCGGGCTACAACCTGAGCCGGGCCCAGGGCCTGGAATCGGGCGGCTACCCCAACAGCCGCAGCCTGGGCTACAACCTCAACCTGGAATTTTAA
- a CDS encoding citrate transporter — MPTLQLLALVGIFALMALLMFLRKLPALLALPLMAVLVALVGGIRVPDVLEHVIGAGAVKLHGAYTVAIFGSMLSVMLQKTRVVESFVKKGAELSGDNPWLIAVSMLAIIALLFTTVTGLGAIIMVATIVLPILSSVGIGGLTTVGIFLFGLSIGGTLNATNWAVYVSVMGLQLEQVRPFALLMFGVSTTAALIYITAQLYRDGQELNLRRIITGSLLTLAVVAGLIGGYHYGLTPDAQQQLGTVAGQAGTGLKWATAAALAALALLVTGRAALSGRTNNAHDVHWSAYFSPLIPLLLILLFEVNFIAAFILGLLYAFVSTYRRGSLNLLIQAALEGGAVVMPAVVLMFGIGMLLVAIMGPGTPLPAYPGGWPVLGLLQPLLQFIQPHHGWSYVLIFTLAAPLALYRGPLNVWGMGYGLAAVFLASGFNPLAIMGLLMAVGPIQSISDPTNTQNVWLANEMRVDVQKVLWNTLPYTWVLALAGLLLAAVLFM, encoded by the coding sequence ATGCCGACTCTTCAACTGCTGGCCCTGGTGGGCATTTTTGCCCTGATGGCGCTGCTCATGTTTCTGCGCAAGCTACCGGCGCTGCTGGCCCTGCCGCTCATGGCCGTGCTGGTGGCGCTGGTGGGCGGCATCCGGGTGCCCGACGTGCTGGAGCACGTCATTGGGGCCGGGGCCGTGAAGCTGCACGGGGCCTACACGGTGGCCATCTTCGGGAGCATGCTCAGCGTGATGCTGCAAAAAACGCGGGTGGTGGAAAGCTTCGTGAAGAAGGGCGCCGAGCTGTCGGGCGACAACCCCTGGCTTATTGCCGTGAGCATGCTGGCCATTATTGCGCTGCTGTTTACTACTGTTACGGGGCTGGGGGCCATTATCATGGTGGCCACCATCGTGCTGCCCATCCTGTCGTCGGTAGGCATCGGCGGGCTGACGACGGTGGGCATCTTCCTGTTCGGGCTCAGCATCGGGGGCACGCTCAACGCTACCAACTGGGCCGTGTACGTGAGCGTGATGGGCCTGCAGCTGGAGCAGGTGCGGCCGTTTGCGCTGCTCATGTTTGGGGTGAGCACCACGGCGGCGCTGATTTACATCACCGCTCAGCTCTACCGCGACGGGCAGGAGCTGAACCTGCGCCGCATCATCACGGGCAGTCTGCTGACGCTGGCCGTGGTGGCGGGGCTTATCGGCGGCTACCACTACGGCCTGACGCCGGACGCCCAGCAGCAGCTGGGCACAGTGGCCGGGCAGGCAGGCACGGGCCTGAAATGGGCTACGGCGGCCGCACTTGCGGCGCTGGCGCTGCTGGTAACAGGGCGGGCGGCACTCAGTGGCAGAACCAACAATGCCCATGACGTGCATTGGTCGGCTTACTTCTCGCCCCTGATTCCGCTGCTGCTGATTCTGCTGTTCGAAGTGAATTTCATTGCCGCCTTCATCCTGGGGCTGCTGTACGCCTTTGTCAGCACCTACCGCCGCGGCAGCCTCAACCTGCTGATTCAGGCCGCGCTGGAAGGCGGGGCGGTGGTGATGCCGGCCGTGGTGCTCATGTTCGGCATCGGCATGCTGCTGGTGGCCATCATGGGGCCGGGCACGCCGCTGCCTGCCTACCCCGGCGGCTGGCCGGTGCTGGGGCTGTTGCAGCCGCTGCTGCAGTTTATTCAACCCCACCACGGGTGGTCGTACGTGCTGATTTTCACGCTGGCGGCGCCGCTGGCGCTCTACCGCGGCCCGCTGAACGTGTGGGGCATGGGCTACGGCCTGGCCGCCGTGTTCCTGGCGTCGGGCTTCAACCCGCTGGCTATTATGGGCCTGCTAATGGCCGTAGGCCCCATTCAGAGCATCAGCGACCCGACCAACACCCAGAATGTGTGGCTGGCCAATGAAATGCGCGTGGACGTGCAAAAAGTCCTCTGGAACACGCTGCCCTACACCTGGGTGCTGGCCCTGGCCGGCCTGCTGCTGGCCGCCGTGCTGTTTATGTAA
- a CDS encoding DOMON domain-containing protein, translating to MRFSHLQHATALRPHPAALPPAAARPAVQARWQLSPEGYFDVTFRVTLPAGAAWNTNPDFSRTDYRANWGLWEHDVVELFLQPRPHPDATAAPYLEVQVSPLGQPFALLIEEPARHFAPPPALAYLKEIVLEPAVWQTRLRVQVPDYAPGAPLFGNLTACLGPAGARTYWGLQLSAGPEPDFHRPVDFGQLI from the coding sequence GTGCGCTTTTCTCACCTGCAACACGCTACCGCCCTACGGCCCCACCCGGCCGCGCTGCCGCCCGCCGCGGCCCGGCCCGCTGTGCAGGCCCGCTGGCAGCTTTCCCCGGAGGGCTACTTCGACGTCACTTTCCGGGTGACGCTGCCGGCTGGCGCAGCCTGGAACACCAATCCCGACTTCTCCCGCACCGATTACCGCGCCAACTGGGGCTTGTGGGAACACGACGTGGTAGAGCTGTTCCTGCAGCCGCGCCCCCACCCCGACGCCACCGCCGCGCCCTACCTGGAGGTGCAAGTGTCGCCGCTGGGGCAGCCGTTTGCCCTGCTGATTGAGGAGCCGGCCCGCCACTTCGCCCCGCCCCCGGCGCTGGCCTACCTCAAGGAAATCGTGCTGGAGCCGGCCGTGTGGCAAACCCGGCTGCGCGTGCAGGTGCCCGACTATGCCCCCGGCGCACCTTTGTTTGGCAACCTCACGGCCTGCCTGGGGCCGGCAGGCGCCCGCACCTACTGGGGCCTGCAGCTGAGCGCCGGCCCGGAGCCGGACTTCCACCGCCCCGTTGATTTTGGGCAGCTAATCTGA